The genomic interval TTACTGTGATATCCAAACTCATAAACCAGAGCTGTTTAAGTAAAATATAGACAAAAGTTTACACAAAGTCTGGGACTGCTTATTTACATCCGATAGACTAAACAAGGTTGTTGTCAGACAGATCACGGTTCCAACAGGTCAGGGTTTATCATGATACCAGAACCGCAGCCCAAGAAAGAAGATGAGCTCCCATATCCACCAAATAGAAGAGTGGGAAAACTTCCAGGGTTCAGTAGCAAAGACCAATTGATCGCTCTGAGGGGATCTGGGTCAATACAAATACtcaatggttctggtgggttttccgggctgtgtggccggggtctggtggatcttattcctgacgttttgcctgcatctgtggctggcatcttcagagatgtatcacagagggaagtctgttacacactgttatccaccagaccatggccacacagctcggaaaacccaccagaaccagttgaatccggctgtgaaagccttcgacaatacaaatactcagtggttctcaagaATCCTAGCATCAAGAGGTTTTTGAACCTCTGGTTTCTATAAACAAGATATCAAAGCTTTCACATGTGAGATCCAGTCGGGGAAATGAGGGAAATTACATTTTCTATAAACAATGCGAACAAGATGTGGACACACATCTATACAGAAAGAGTTGTGGGTTTCTGAACgtatgaatcagaccattggtccataaaGGTCAGCaccgtctactcagactggcagttgctctccagggtctcagccagaggtcttttacaggagatgccggggactgaacgtGGAatcttcagcatgcaaagcagatattctgcCACTCAGCCACCAATGGGTGTTGCACCTGGGAATTTCTCTCTGCATGGACAATAGGAAGCCCTTGCAGTAAAGGGCAGCATCTATGTGACTTTGGGCCCAATCCAGACATGACTCACCTGGCTCCTGTCTTTCCCCCCCTTTACTCAGAGGAGTTCATTTTCTCAGGAGTACAAGGGAAAACGCAGAGAGGCTGTACATACAGCATCCATTTCGATGCTCCCTCATAGTCCCTATGGGGAGGCAGACCTGGGCCCTGAATTGCTCCCCTGTCACATTTTAGCTTTTTAAAGCCCTATTTTTACATTTCCCCGCTGAGCTGTACCACCATTACAATCTGGCTTGGTAAgaagtggggaagagaaggttccTTTGCTGCTGCATCTGCACTTTTGCACAGATGTGGTGgcaaaaagagggaaaaacagACAGAAGGTGGCAGCAGCGAACAGTTTGGGAACCAGGGGGTGTGAACACCTTTAATAGCCGCTCCAGCACCGCTTGTTGCTGCCGTCAATTGACACCCAACATGTTAATACGTTAGAAATGTTTAAATGAACTCTCGCGAATAGGAACAAATAGAGACAGATTTGGATTCCCAGAGATTgatttaataacatttatttagaCTATTTTGAGGcggcttaaaataaaaataatgcaaaacaagccattaaaacaagccactggacatcaacagcataaaaaccaTAAAATGGAAGCGAACCATTGGGAAAAAATCAGTTTCAGTTAAAACCCTTAGATTAaaagtctgtggggggggggggggggggacccatttTAGCCTGGCACCCGGGAGACAGCAAAGGAGAAGCCAGGCACACTTCCTCATGGTTGGCGTTCTAGAGGCAAGGGGCCACCACAAAAAATGCCCTTCCTGTAGTTAGCAGCCAAATCACTTCTGAAGAGAACAGAGAGCAGGGATGGAGAtgcagatcttaactggtgggctggataATAGGAGAGGGGCACTCGGGCCCCTTAAAGTTATTACAGCTTTAAAGGTAAGGACCAGAGTTTTAaactgtgcccagaaacaaacaaGTAGCCAATGCAGATCTTCCATTTCAGGATTCATATGACCCCTGCCTGCTTGCAGAGTTTGGCTCCAGTAGAAGCTTCCAAtgtgttttcaaaggcagctccacTACAGTAATCTAATGTGGATGCGATCAAAGCATGGGCTGCTGTGGTCAGATCACACTTTCTAAGGAACAGCCATAGCTGGCAAACCAGCCATCGCTGACAAAAGGTGCTACGCGCCCCAGAAGAAACTTGATCCTCTGACCACGGGCCAAGATCCACTAGCACCCCAAGATCCACAGCTCCTCCGCCAAGGCCAGCTGGCCCTGCAGCACCACAGTCGTCTGGACTGAGCTTCAGTTTACTGGCCCACATCTACACTGCTTAGGAAGTGTGGCTTGGTACATATCCTGTCAAGTATAAGCAACAGAGGCTTGCTGTGGCATAAGACACCTCAGCTGTAACACCTGGTAGAGACAGCACGTGGCCCATAAGAACAACCACAGGATTTTTAGGGTATAAACTTCTGAggctcaaagctcccttcgttaGATACAAGTGGGATGGAGCTCCCAGTCAAAAGGTGGGAGGAGTTAGGGTACGAAGGTACAATGCAAAGTGTCATCCATGATTAGAGAAGGGGAGAAATGTTTAGGGGCCTGTTAGGGATCCCTCTGCATGTTCCTTCTCATGTCCTACATCTTTGTGGCTACAGAGATGAGATAAAAACTTTCACCATGAAGCTGTTTTTTGGGAGGTGAACTCAGGAGTGAAAATAGCCGTTGCAGAGGGCGAGGATGCAGGTATCTCACAGCAAGCGGAGTCGCATTCCTCCAAGAGAGCATGCTATGTGGGAAATGGATCCAGCGCAGCCTGCTCTCAGAGCAAAAGGTAAGCAAGCAGTCAGCAAACAAGAGAACCCCATGGTAagggcaaatagcagctccaGAAGAATCCCATGTTAAGGGCAAATATTAGTCCAAACAGCTGGGCAATTCAGCTGGGGAGACCAGCCTCCTCCAGACCAAATTCATCTACATCTAATGCAAGCAAACCTTCATTTGCAAATACAGCATATGGCTCACACCATTCCAAATGAATGGAGGTTTTCCAGACCATGTTTTGGTACCATGTGTCACTTTaaaagatttctctctctctctctctctctctctctctctcacacacacacacacacacacacacacacacacacacacacacacacacacacacacacacacacacacacacacacacacacacacacacacacacacacacacacacagagaaacagaCAGAGAGACCAGACAGGTGCCAGTCCATATCCTTACCATTCTTCCATGCGTTTCTCCAATTCTGGGAGCAGGAATTGCTGGTGGAAGCAGTAGATGGAGCAGATGTTGGCAAAAATGCCCATCACCACTTCAGCTGGGAAGGAGTTTCGGCTGCGTGCTTCTTCCAGCAGACGAGCACAGAAGACCTGGGAGGCAGGAATGCACATCAGCCACGAGGTAGCCTTGCCTCAGAGAGACTAGCAGCCCATCGCCTCCCCTCTCCACAGACTAAGATTATGGATCCAATTCCTAATTGGGAATTTCGGACAGTCACAGTGGAGTCCTTTGCAGAGGTATGCCACTCAGTGAGCTTAAGACTAGAGCTTCTCTGCTTGGGAGGACACCAAAGGTAAAACACAACGATAACACCCAGTGTGACATGGATGCACCACAGCCCTGTCAGCAGGTACCTAATTGATACAGGCTAGGACAATGGTTTGCAGAAGAGATGCTACCTTTGCTACAAGGCTTCTATGAAGCAGAGCCCATACATGAGCTGTTTCTGGGGTCTCCTGAGCATCCATTTTACCTGGTCCAGCAGATACAAACGAGACACATAGGCCTTTTCAGTTTGGAGAAGCTCGTTGGCAATTCGGAAAACCTTCTGTGGCACTGTCATCTGTCAAGGGGAAAAAGGAAgtcgatttttaaaaaaacctagagGCAAAATATATTGAGAATCACAACCCATTTCAGGATGGCCCACACAAACTTGTGGGATCGGTCCCCTTCTCCAGTGGGTTCGTATCCCACATCCCCTGCCTGCCTCAGTGGCTCACCCCTCATTATGGCACAGTCCTAGAAATGTTTCACATACAACATTCTCCCTTGATGgaagcgctgggaggcagagggaaaatCCGCGTAAAGGCCCTTTACGTCACCTACTGTCTGGTCCATTTTGAgaggctggggattgaacctgggaccgtctgcatgcaaaacagaggccCTCCCCAAGGGACTGGGTGGACCATTGGGCTgctctagcagggctcttcttaggtcTTTCACTTCTTTTTATTCTCAAAAACAATTCAATGAGGTAGGTTAGCTGAgagaccctcccttgcatgccacccctccctctctccctcccctcccccttcccttgcatgccacccctcccctccccaccccctcccccactagagagggtgggtgggtcatgtccagatgccaggcccctccctcccctcccttgcatgccaccccttcttccctcccctccctccctccccttcccttgcatgccacccctccattccccaccccctcccccgctagggagggtgggtgggccatgtccagatgctgggcccctccctcccctcccttgcatgtcacccctccttccctcccctccctccctccccttgcatgccacccctcccctcccctccccaccccctcccgccctagggagggcgggtgggccatgtccagatgccgggcccctccctcccctcccttgcaagccacccctccctccctccctccctccccttcccttgcatgccactcctcccctcccctcccccactagggagggcgggtgggccatgtccagataccaggtctctccctcccctcccttgcaagacacccctccctcactccccttcccttgcatgccacccctcccctcccctccccaactagGGAGGGCGgacgggccatgtccagatgccgggcccctccctcccctcctttgcaagccacccctccctccctcccctccctccccttgcatgccacccctcccctccccaccccctcccccactagggagggcgggtgggccatgtccagatgccggacctctccctcccctcccttgcaagacacccctccctcactcccctccctcactccccttcccttgcatgccactcctcccctcccctccccaactagggagggcgggtgggccatgtccagatgccggacccctccctcccctcctttgcaagccacccctccttccttcccctccctcaccccccttcccttgGTTGACAATTCTGCTTGTCACTATGGTGTTTTGACAAATTGATTCATTGATCCAGATTGGTATTTCTGAACTTCCAAGGATAGCCGTAAATTAATCCACTCCAGGATTTAGGCCGCATCTATTCATACAGTGGAGGTCACCCAGTGAGAAAAGGAGGAGCTCTGCAGGGGCACCCACCCTGGGCGGGAGGTTACGTTGGTCCTCTCACCTCATCCGAGTCCTGTCTTTCAGCCTGTGGTAGCGGAAGTTCAGGCAGAAGCTCCGCTTCGTCCCCACTGCCGTCATCCATGTCACTGTCCCCCTCAGAATCGCGGGTCGAGCGGCGTTTAATGGCGGCTGGGGGAGCGGGTGCCCCCGCGCCCTCTCCCGTGCCCTCGTCGCCCCCAAAGCAGATCTCTTCACTGTTGGACGGCGAGCTGATGCTGTCGATGCCGCTGTCCCGGTTGGCCAGCTTACCCCCGTCatgggagggcaggcagggggcGCCCCCCACAGCCTCTTGCCCCCCCTCCAGTGCCAGAAGGTCCAAGAGTTTGTGAGCCAAATCAGATGATTCCAGCAAAGCTGGGCGGTCCAAGGAGGGCTCCATGGAACCTGCCTCGGGGGTTGGGAGATCGAGGCTGGGGCACGGTGAAGGGGGCTGTTCTACTGTCAGGATTATGGGTTCCCTGGAAGGAACAAGGGGAACAAAACATACACGTTATGACACACTCAAATTCAGAGCCAGCACGGTGcaatagttaagagtggtggactctaatctggagaaccaggtttgattccccacattcttatctggtgaactggacttgtttccctactcctatgcatgaagcctgatgggtgaccttgggctagtcacagtttgttcagatctctctcagccccaccttcctcacaaggtatctgctgtggggagaggaagggaaggaattcgtAAGCCAATCTGAGgctcctcacagttgagaaaaacagggaagAAAAACCAGCTCGTCTTCAACACTTCTTCAGGGCCAGTTCCAGGTTCCAGGTTTTGAGAGCACCCAGAGGCCCGTTTGTCTACCACCAGACTCCCCTTCACACTTTTAAATCTCTCCCACCTGTGTGCCCCTCAGTTTCTCTGACGCCTAAGCCCTCCCAtggcccataagaacataagaactagcctgctggatcagaccagagtccatccagtccagcactctgctacttgcagtggcccaccaggtgcctttgggagctcacgtgcaggagcaatggccttctgctgctgctgctcccgagcacctggtctgcgaaggcatttgcaacctcagatcaaggaggatcaagactggtagccatagattgagcCCATGCTCAATTGCCTGCACCACTCTCACACCCTGGGGGTGCTGCTGCCACGACCACTCTGCGCAACACTTGCCCGCCCCTGGCGATGCTGTGTAGGAAACAGATATTGGATAAGGAAGCAAAAGTGGCCAGACCCATCAGTTCTACCCCACAGCTTGGAAAAGGGAAGTCCACAGTCTAGGAAAACCAGCCGCAACACAACAAACAGCCaagtttaaaaatagaatatTAAGAACCGACACGCCAGAGCAAGCCAACTAAGCTGGCATTCTAGCATCTGACTCAGCGGCTAGCCAGAAGCCCAAGGATGTTATTGGCTAAGACAGAAGCATCATTTGCTGATAGTTTAAAGATCAAAGATGTGGTGGTCTGACTCACACACAACACTTcgacagcgggggggggggggtaggctgcAGATATGGTGAATCTCAGGAGTGTGCTGCAGGCTTGCACATCCTCTACTTCCCCCGTGCATCCTTCGGGATGTAAATGCCACATTCAGGAGATCTATTTGTGCTTTAAAAAGCAGTAGACAGAATTTTCACAAGGCACATTTCCAAAAGTGCATCCATGCACAGGGCCCTGTTCGATGCAGGGTAGGAAAAGGCACACAAGTCTGAAATTTGAAGAGGATGGGGCCAGGGGAGGCTTTTGTCCAGTtaggattctgattggctgtgcagattttttaaaatgttgcattggcagcagctgccaccacagcacaaggatcctaACTGTGTTACGGAAGTtaagctgaggcagccattttgtggctggtttggcctcctgcagcagccattttgtggtggccccTACCACAccgtgtcagaatttcaaatatgcccgcaggctcaaaaaggtcaggaGCCCCTGTGT from Sphaerodactylus townsendi isolate TG3544 unplaced genomic scaffold, MPM_Stown_v2.3 scaffold_127, whole genome shotgun sequence carries:
- the LOC125424869 gene encoding FYVE, RhoGEF and PH domain-containing protein 1-like, giving the protein LAQPPRLLVKSLSLEPTPEPCSPEVPQRLISDPGPESNEGEVTKFRPLKRPPGPKPQVPPKPAHLQSIQLLRLPESIPPPPSRPLPADPRLSRSPQPKDGAGPLSAVSSLIEKFEREPIILTVEQPPSPCPSLDLPTPEAGSMEPSLDRPALLESSDLAHKLLDLLALEGGQEAVGGAPCLPSHDGGKLANRDSGIDSISSPSNSEEICFGGDEGTGEGAGAPAPPAAIKRRSTRDSEGDSDMDDGSGDEAELLPELPLPQAERQDSDEMTVPQKVFRIANELLQTEKAYVSRLYLLDQVFCARLLEEARSRNSFPAEVVMGIFANICSIYCFHQQFLLPELEKRMEEW